In one window of Bos taurus isolate L1 Dominette 01449 registration number 42190680 breed Hereford chromosome 4, ARS-UCD2.0, whole genome shotgun sequence DNA:
- the LOC107132419 gene encoding mitochondrial import inner membrane translocase subunit Tim9-like, which produces MYQKNMAAQILESNQIKHFKEFLGTYSKFIETCFLDCIKDFTRKEIKPEETTCSEYCLQKYLKMTQQISMRFQEYHIQQNEALAAKTGLLGQP; this is translated from the coding sequence ATGTACCAAAAGAATATGGCTGCACAAATACTAGAATCTAATCAGATAAAACATTTTAAGGAATTTCTTGGAACCTACAGTAAATTTATAGAAACCTGCTTTTTAGACTGTATTAAAGActttacaagaaaagaaataaaacctgaAGAGACCACCTGTTCAGAATATTGCTTACAGAAGTATTTAAAAATGACTCAACAAATATCTATGAGATTTCAGGAATATCATATTCAGCAGAATGAAGCCCTGGCTGCCAAAACAGGACTCCTTGGCCAGCCATGA